One window from the genome of Rhodococcus sp. ABRD24 encodes:
- a CDS encoding citrate synthase 2 gives MAPSAAVPEDFVSGLEGVVAFTTDIAEPDKDGGALRYRGVDIEDLVGNRVTFGNVWALLVDGRFGPGLPPAEPFPLPIHTGDVRVDVQAGLAMLAPIWGYQPLLDIDDETAREQAARASVMALSYVAQSARGIYQPAVPQKVIDECSTVTARFMTRWKGDPDPAHIEAIDAYWVSAAEHGMNASTFTARVIASTGADVAASLSGAIGAMSGPLHGGAPARVLPMIEETERTGDARALVKGILDRKDKLMGFGHRVYRAEDPRARVLRATAKRLNAPRYEAAAALEQAALAELRERRPDRAIETNVEFWAAVILDFAEVPAHMMPAMFTCGRTAGWCAHIMEQKRLGKLVRPAAIYTGPEPRTPDSVEGWDQISHS, from the coding sequence ATGGCACCTAGCGCTGCGGTACCCGAGGATTTCGTCAGCGGCCTGGAAGGCGTCGTCGCCTTCACCACTGACATCGCCGAACCGGACAAGGACGGCGGCGCGCTGCGTTACCGCGGCGTCGACATCGAGGATCTGGTGGGCAACCGGGTCACGTTCGGCAACGTGTGGGCGCTGCTGGTCGATGGCCGTTTCGGCCCCGGGCTGCCCCCGGCCGAACCGTTCCCGCTGCCCATCCACACCGGCGACGTCCGCGTCGACGTGCAGGCAGGCCTCGCAATGCTCGCGCCGATCTGGGGCTACCAACCGCTGCTCGACATCGACGACGAGACCGCCCGCGAGCAGGCCGCACGCGCCTCCGTCATGGCCCTGTCCTATGTGGCGCAGTCGGCGCGCGGCATCTACCAGCCCGCCGTACCGCAGAAGGTCATCGACGAATGTTCCACCGTCACGGCCCGTTTCATGACCAGGTGGAAGGGTGACCCGGATCCGGCCCACATCGAGGCCATCGACGCCTACTGGGTCTCAGCCGCCGAGCACGGCATGAACGCCTCCACCTTCACCGCCCGCGTCATCGCCTCCACCGGCGCCGACGTCGCGGCTTCGCTCTCCGGCGCGATCGGCGCCATGTCGGGCCCGCTGCACGGCGGCGCCCCGGCCCGCGTCCTGCCGATGATCGAGGAGACCGAGCGCACCGGCGACGCCCGCGCGCTGGTCAAGGGCATCCTTGACCGCAAGGACAAGCTGATGGGCTTCGGTCACCGGGTGTACCGGGCCGAGGACCCCCGCGCCCGCGTGCTCCGCGCCACGGCCAAGCGCCTCAACGCCCCCCGTTACGAGGCTGCCGCCGCTCTCGAGCAGGCTGCGCTGGCCGAACTGCGCGAGCGCCGGCCGGACCGCGCGATCGAAACCAACGTCGAGTTCTGGGCTGCCGTGATCCTCGACTTCGCCGAGGTTCCGGCGCACATGATGCCCGCGATGTTCACGTGCGGCCGCACCGCCGGCTGGTGTGCACACATCATGGAGCAGAAGCGTCTGGGCAAGCTCGTCCGCCCTGCCGCGATCTACACCGGGCCCGAGCCCCGCACCCCCGACTCGGTCGAGGGCTGGGACCAGATCTCGCACAGCTAG